From the Amycolatopsis thermoflava N1165 genome, one window contains:
- a CDS encoding TDT family transporter: MLERAPRLSRPGTTPNWFASVMGSGIVATALPAPLSVLRPVVTVVWALAAVWLVVLVWQLVADRRRQHRHLRDPVLVHFWGAPPMALLTIGAGAVALGRDWIGTGPALVAGAVLWTAGTALGLVTAVGVPYRMITGRIPAAEPFAGWLMPVVPPMVSAATGAALVPHLPAGQPRLALLLACYAMFGISLFATVVLLPQIWHRLVTAGTEAARVPALWIVLGPLGQSITAANLLGAAAPGVLPFGAAAEAFGLFYGLAAWGFAMLWLAIAAAVTLRTVRAGMPFSLTWWSFTFPVGTCVTGTSALAAVTGSALFGGAAVALYVLLVGAWVTVVLRTGQTWGRR; this comes from the coding sequence ATGCTCGAACGCGCGCCGCGCCTGTCCCGCCCCGGCACCACCCCGAACTGGTTCGCCTCCGTGATGGGCAGTGGCATCGTCGCGACCGCCCTGCCCGCGCCGCTGTCGGTGCTGCGGCCGGTGGTCACGGTCGTGTGGGCGCTGGCCGCCGTGTGGCTGGTGGTGCTGGTCTGGCAGCTGGTCGCGGACCGGCGGCGGCAGCACCGGCACCTGCGCGACCCGGTGCTGGTGCACTTCTGGGGCGCGCCGCCGATGGCGCTGCTGACGATCGGCGCGGGCGCGGTGGCGCTCGGCCGGGACTGGATCGGCACCGGCCCGGCGCTGGTGGCCGGCGCGGTGTTGTGGACCGCGGGCACGGCGCTGGGGCTGGTGACCGCGGTGGGCGTGCCGTACCGGATGATCACCGGCCGCATCCCGGCCGCCGAACCGTTCGCCGGGTGGCTGATGCCCGTCGTGCCGCCGATGGTCTCGGCGGCCACCGGCGCCGCGCTCGTGCCGCACCTGCCTGCCGGGCAGCCGCGGCTGGCGCTGCTGCTGGCGTGCTACGCGATGTTCGGGATCAGCCTGTTCGCGACGGTCGTGCTGCTGCCGCAGATCTGGCACCGGCTGGTGACCGCGGGGACGGAAGCCGCCCGGGTGCCTGCCCTGTGGATCGTGCTGGGACCGCTGGGCCAGTCGATCACCGCGGCGAACCTGCTGGGCGCGGCCGCGCCCGGGGTGTTGCCGTTCGGGGCCGCGGCGGAGGCGTTCGGGTTGTTCTACGGCCTCGCCGCGTGGGGGTTCGCGATGTTGTGGCTGGCGATCGCGGCGGCGGTGACGTTGCGGACCGTGCGCGCCGGGATGCCGTTCTCACTCACCTGGTGGAGCTTCACGTTCCCCGTCGGCACCTGTGTCACCGGCACGAGCGCGCTGGCCGCGGTGACCGGTTCGGCGCTGTTCGGCGGGGCCGCGGTGGCGCTCTACGTTTTGCTCGTGGGCGCCTGGGTAACCGTCGTACTGCGGACGGGTCAGACCTGGGGACGCCGGTAG
- a CDS encoding DUF6247 family protein, with amino-acid sequence MHRRAADEEDLVLTTSSRAEQADEAASATTRLFLALMKHDDQIRSLVTEVVPEAFPWVRFLPREDVQAFVVELVDALEGAEALRNPAPVAQVITSWRHTAEVHADPELVAVLQRDGDDFGPVPAPGAADA; translated from the coding sequence GTGCACCGCCGCGCGGCGGACGAAGAGGACCTCGTCCTGACCACGTCGAGCCGGGCCGAGCAGGCGGACGAAGCCGCGTCCGCCACCACCCGGCTGTTCCTGGCGCTGATGAAGCACGACGACCAGATCCGGTCCCTGGTCACCGAGGTCGTGCCGGAAGCCTTCCCGTGGGTGCGTTTCCTGCCGCGCGAGGACGTGCAGGCCTTCGTCGTCGAACTCGTCGACGCGCTCGAAGGCGCGGAGGCCTTGCGCAACCCGGCTCCGGTGGCTCAGGTCATCACCTCGTGGCGGCACACGGCGGAGGTCCACGCCGACCCCGAGCTGGTCGCCGTGCTGCAGCGTGACGGAGACGACTTCGGTCCGGTGCCCGCGCCGGGGGCAGCGGACGCGTGA
- a CDS encoding pyridoxamine 5'-phosphate oxidase family protein — MTASEREDFLAGVHIGVLAVERDGRAPLAVPIWYDYRPGGDVLLWMERGTVKEKLVRKAGRLSLTVQNENWPYKYVTVEGPVVANDAPPTREEALAITARYLPEPDARAYVDGALGEKSLLVRVRPEKWLSNDQSKS; from the coding sequence ATGACCGCTTCCGAGCGCGAGGACTTCCTGGCCGGCGTGCACATCGGCGTGCTGGCAGTCGAGCGGGACGGACGGGCGCCGCTGGCCGTGCCGATCTGGTACGACTACCGGCCCGGCGGCGACGTCCTGCTGTGGATGGAACGCGGGACGGTGAAGGAGAAGCTGGTGCGCAAGGCGGGCCGGCTGAGCCTGACCGTGCAGAACGAGAACTGGCCGTACAAGTACGTGACGGTCGAGGGCCCCGTCGTGGCCAACGACGCCCCGCCGACGCGCGAAGAGGCCCTCGCGATTACCGCCAGGTACCTCCCGGAGCCCGACGCGCGCGCCTACGTGGACGGCGCGCTGGGGGAGAAGTCACTGCTGGTCCGCGTGCGCCCGGAGAAGTGGCTGAGCAACGACCAGAGCAAGTCCTGA
- a CDS encoding exodeoxyribonuclease III — translation MGAGSVLGVFTVSTVNVNGMRAAAKKGFVEWLAASGSDVILCQEVRAEAGQLPEDVVAPAGWHAHHAPSAVKGRNGVSVYSRAEPSEVRVGFGEAEFEDSGRYLEVHLPGVVVASLYLPSGDVGTPRQDEKERFMAAFLPYLIELRGKAEAAGCEVVVGGDWNIAHAEIDLKNWKGNQKNSGFLPEERAWMSRVFGEAGYVDVQRKLDPEGPGPYTWWSYRGKAFDNDAGWRIDYLVTTPGLAEKCTSVVVERAPSYELRWSDHAPVTATFDFSPE, via the coding sequence GTGGGGGCCGGTAGCGTGCTGGGCGTGTTCACCGTCTCCACAGTCAACGTCAACGGCATGCGCGCCGCCGCCAAGAAGGGGTTCGTCGAGTGGCTCGCCGCCAGCGGGTCCGACGTGATCCTCTGCCAGGAGGTGCGCGCCGAGGCCGGGCAGCTCCCCGAGGACGTCGTCGCCCCGGCGGGGTGGCACGCGCACCACGCGCCGTCCGCGGTGAAGGGCCGCAACGGCGTCTCCGTCTACAGCCGGGCCGAGCCGTCGGAGGTGCGGGTCGGCTTCGGTGAGGCCGAGTTCGAGGACAGCGGGCGCTACCTCGAGGTGCACCTGCCCGGCGTGGTCGTGGCCAGCCTGTACCTGCCGAGCGGCGACGTGGGGACGCCGCGGCAGGACGAGAAGGAACGCTTCATGGCCGCGTTCCTGCCGTACCTGATCGAGCTGCGCGGCAAGGCCGAGGCGGCCGGCTGCGAGGTCGTCGTCGGCGGCGACTGGAACATCGCGCACGCCGAGATCGACCTGAAGAACTGGAAGGGCAACCAGAAGAACTCCGGCTTCCTGCCCGAGGAGCGGGCCTGGATGAGCCGCGTGTTCGGCGAGGCCGGGTACGTCGACGTGCAGCGCAAGCTCGACCCGGAGGGGCCCGGCCCGTACACGTGGTGGTCCTACCGCGGCAAGGCCTTCGACAACGACGCGGGCTGGCGCATCGACTACCTGGTCACGACGCCCGGCCTGGCCGAGAAGTGCACGTCGGTGGTGGTGGAGCGGGCGCCGAGCTACGAGCTGCGCTGGTCCGACCACGCCCCGGTGACGGCGACATTCGACTTTTCCCCGGAATAG
- a CDS encoding MBL fold metallo-hydrolase — protein sequence MSELIVLGSCGAWPEPGRACAGFLLTHEDFRVVLDLGYGTVGALLDHCPRGEVDAVIVTHRHPDHCVDLSALARVRHYEAPDSPRIPVYCEPGVLDVLRALEPRPDPATVFEVHDLGRPARVGPFSLTPFPLPHHVPNYGVRLAAPGLTVAYTGDCGPTEALRELARDSDLFIADATLQEEPPPGSPRGVMTATEAATWAAAAGARRLLLTHFWPGSDRAISAAQARAVFGGEVIVAEERLVVAL from the coding sequence ATGAGCGAACTCATCGTCCTCGGCAGTTGCGGCGCGTGGCCGGAGCCGGGCCGCGCGTGCGCCGGCTTCCTCCTCACGCACGAGGACTTCCGCGTCGTCCTGGACCTGGGTTACGGCACCGTCGGTGCTCTGCTGGACCACTGCCCACGCGGCGAGGTCGACGCCGTGATCGTCACCCACCGCCACCCGGACCACTGCGTGGACCTCAGCGCACTGGCCCGCGTGCGGCACTACGAGGCCCCGGACTCGCCGAGGATCCCCGTCTACTGCGAGCCGGGTGTGCTCGACGTCCTGCGCGCCCTGGAGCCCCGGCCGGATCCGGCGACCGTGTTCGAGGTGCACGACCTCGGCCGCCCGGCGCGGGTCGGGCCGTTCTCACTGACCCCGTTCCCGCTTCCGCACCACGTTCCGAACTACGGCGTGCGTCTGGCGGCGCCGGGCCTCACCGTTGCCTACACCGGTGACTGTGGACCGACGGAGGCGCTGCGTGAGCTGGCGCGCGACAGCGACCTCTTCATCGCCGACGCGACGCTGCAGGAAGAACCCCCGCCGGGCAGCCCGCGCGGGGTCATGACCGCCACGGAGGCGGCGACCTGGGCGGCTGCGGCGGGCGCGCGCCGGTTGCTGCTGACCCACTTCTGGCCGGGCAGCGATCGGGCGATTTCCGCGGCACAGGCGCGCGCCGTGTTCGGCGGCGAGGTGATCGTCGCCGAGGAGCGTCTGGTCGTGGCCCTCTGA
- a CDS encoding SH3 domain-containing protein: MFLGIPKRALIIVAILAGVGLIYVMGSDKQVSEGATGGSGGCRVTVTADVLNVRAAPDAGADIVGKFNQNAETDAQAEVQNGFRKIAENKWAKTEYLQPVSGNC, from the coding sequence GTGTTCCTGGGCATCCCCAAGCGCGCACTGATCATCGTCGCGATTCTGGCCGGCGTCGGGCTGATCTACGTGATGGGCAGCGACAAGCAGGTCTCGGAGGGCGCCACCGGCGGCTCGGGCGGCTGCCGCGTGACCGTCACCGCGGACGTGCTCAACGTGCGGGCGGCGCCGGACGCCGGTGCGGACATCGTGGGCAAGTTCAACCAGAACGCCGAGACCGACGCCCAGGCCGAGGTCCAGAACGGGTTCCGCAAGATCGCCGAGAACAAGTGGGCGAAGACGGAGTATCTGCAGCCGGTCAGCGGCAACTGCTGA
- a CDS encoding NADP-dependent isocitrate dehydrogenase translates to MAKIKVEGTVVELDGDEMTRIIWKFIKDKLIHPYLDINLEYYDLGIEERDRTDDQITVDSANAIKKHGVGVKCATITPDEARVEEFGLKKMWRSPNGTIRNILGGVVFREPIIIQNIPRLVPGWTKPIIIGRHAHGDQYKATDFKVPGPGTVTMTYVPEDGSEPIEFEVARYPEGGGVAMGMYNYRKSIEDFARASLQYGLDRGMPVYMSTKNTILKAYDGMFKDTFQEIFETEFKADFDAKGLTYEHRLIDDMVAASLKWEGGYVWACKNYDGDVQSDTVAQGFGSLGLMTSVLRTPDGKTVEAEAAHGTVTRHYRQHQQGKPTSTNPIASIFAWTRGLEHRGKLDGNSELVGFANKLEQVVIETVESGKMTKDLALLVGKDQPFQTTEEFLATLDENLAAKIAQG, encoded by the coding sequence ATGGCCAAGATCAAGGTCGAGGGCACCGTCGTAGAACTCGACGGCGACGAGATGACTCGCATCATCTGGAAGTTCATCAAGGACAAGCTGATCCATCCGTACCTCGACATCAACCTCGAGTACTACGACCTGGGTATCGAAGAGCGCGACCGGACCGACGACCAGATCACCGTCGACTCCGCGAACGCCATCAAGAAGCACGGCGTCGGCGTCAAGTGCGCCACCATCACGCCGGACGAGGCCCGGGTCGAGGAGTTCGGCCTGAAGAAGATGTGGCGGAGCCCGAACGGGACCATCCGCAACATCCTCGGTGGTGTCGTCTTCCGTGAGCCGATCATCATCCAGAACATCCCGCGGCTGGTCCCGGGCTGGACGAAGCCGATCATCATCGGCCGTCACGCGCACGGTGACCAGTACAAGGCCACCGACTTCAAGGTTCCCGGCCCCGGCACGGTGACCATGACGTACGTGCCCGAGGACGGCTCCGAGCCGATCGAGTTCGAGGTCGCCCGCTACCCGGAGGGTGGCGGCGTCGCGATGGGCATGTACAACTACCGCAAGTCGATCGAGGACTTCGCGCGCGCCTCGCTGCAGTACGGCCTGGACCGCGGCATGCCGGTCTACATGTCGACGAAGAACACCATCCTGAAGGCCTACGACGGCATGTTCAAGGACACCTTCCAGGAGATCTTCGAGACCGAGTTCAAGGCCGACTTCGACGCCAAGGGCCTGACCTACGAGCACCGCCTGATCGACGACATGGTCGCCGCCTCACTGAAGTGGGAGGGCGGCTACGTCTGGGCGTGCAAGAACTACGACGGTGACGTGCAGTCCGACACCGTGGCGCAGGGCTTCGGCTCGCTGGGCCTGATGACCTCGGTGCTGCGCACGCCGGACGGCAAGACCGTGGAGGCCGAGGCCGCGCACGGCACGGTCACCCGGCACTACCGGCAGCACCAGCAGGGCAAGCCGACCTCGACGAACCCGATCGCGTCGATCTTCGCGTGGACCCGGGGTCTCGAGCACCGCGGCAAGCTGGACGGCAACTCCGAGCTGGTCGGCTTCGCCAACAAGCTCGAGCAGGTCGTCATCGAGACCGTCGAGAGCGGCAAGATGACCAAGGACCTGGCGCTGCTCGTCGGCAAGGACCAGCCGTTCCAGACGACGGAGGAGTTCCTGGCGACCCTGGACGAGAACCTGGCGGCGAAGATCGCCCAGGGCTGA
- a CDS encoding LLM class F420-dependent oxidoreductase has product MRFAIKTRPEHTTWQEIRDVWVAADDVELFKSAWNWDHFYPLSGEPSGPNLEGWSMLAALAEATRRIRLGCQVTGMIYRHPAVLANMAATIDIISGGRLELGLGAGWNQQECDAYGIDLPPLKERFDRFDEGVQAIIGLLRDPVTTFEGRYVRLTEAYCEPKPVQRPHPPIVIGGRGPKRTLRAAALWAQEWHAITRSPAEWLELRSVLLERCAEVGRDPAEIACSVNVRLDDGIEAAAEEAAAYGEAGVDVVVLNLPHRAGPDLLEPLADALIRSGSAR; this is encoded by the coding sequence ATGCGGTTCGCGATCAAGACCCGGCCCGAGCACACCACCTGGCAGGAGATCCGGGACGTGTGGGTGGCGGCCGACGACGTCGAACTGTTCAAGTCGGCGTGGAACTGGGACCACTTCTACCCGCTCTCCGGTGAGCCGTCGGGACCGAACCTGGAGGGCTGGTCGATGCTCGCCGCGCTGGCCGAGGCGACCCGGCGGATCCGGCTCGGCTGCCAGGTCACCGGCATGATCTACCGGCACCCTGCGGTGCTGGCGAACATGGCCGCGACGATCGACATCATCTCCGGCGGCAGGCTGGAACTGGGCCTGGGCGCCGGGTGGAACCAGCAGGAGTGCGACGCCTACGGCATCGACCTGCCGCCGCTGAAGGAGCGGTTCGACCGGTTCGACGAGGGCGTGCAGGCGATCATCGGCCTGCTGCGCGACCCGGTGACCACCTTCGAGGGCCGGTACGTGCGGCTGACGGAGGCCTACTGCGAGCCGAAACCCGTGCAGCGCCCGCACCCGCCCATCGTGATCGGCGGACGCGGGCCCAAGCGGACGTTGCGCGCGGCGGCGCTGTGGGCGCAGGAGTGGCACGCGATCACGCGCAGCCCGGCGGAGTGGCTGGAGCTGCGGTCGGTGCTGCTCGAGCGCTGCGCGGAGGTGGGCCGGGACCCGGCGGAGATCGCGTGCTCGGTGAACGTCCGGCTGGACGACGGCATCGAAGCGGCGGCCGAGGAGGCGGCGGCGTACGGCGAGGCCGGGGTCGACGTGGTCGTGCTGAACCTGCCCCACCGCGCCGGGCCGGACCTGCTCGAGCCACTCGCGGACGCGCTGATCAGGTCGGGAAGTGCGCGCTGA
- a CDS encoding HhH-GPD-type base excision DNA repair protein translates to MPKKLRLTGDADADKLLSEDPFALLTGMLLDQQIAMETAFIGPKKIADRMDGFDVRKIAESDLDEFVELCVTPPAIHRYGGSMARRVHALANHIVEHYDGKTDRIWKQGKPDGKEVLRRLKELPGYGDQKARIFLALLGKQRGVQPEGWREAAGAYGEEGSRRSIADVVSPETLAEVRAFKKAAKAAAKN, encoded by the coding sequence ATGCCGAAGAAGCTCCGTCTCACCGGTGACGCCGACGCGGACAAGCTCCTCTCCGAGGACCCGTTCGCCCTCCTCACCGGGATGCTCCTGGATCAGCAGATCGCGATGGAGACCGCGTTCATCGGGCCGAAGAAGATCGCCGACCGCATGGACGGCTTCGACGTGCGCAAGATCGCCGAGTCCGACCTCGACGAGTTCGTCGAGCTGTGCGTGACCCCGCCTGCGATCCACCGCTACGGCGGCTCGATGGCGCGCCGCGTGCACGCGCTCGCCAACCACATCGTCGAGCACTACGACGGCAAGACCGACCGGATCTGGAAGCAGGGGAAGCCGGACGGCAAGGAAGTCCTGCGCCGCCTCAAGGAGCTGCCCGGCTACGGCGACCAGAAGGCGCGGATCTTCCTCGCCCTGCTCGGCAAGCAGCGCGGGGTCCAGCCCGAGGGCTGGCGGGAGGCCGCGGGCGCGTACGGCGAGGAGGGCTCGCGCCGCTCCATCGCCGACGTCGTCAGCCCGGAGACGCTCGCCGAGGTCCGCGCCTTCAAGAAAGCCGCCAAGGCCGCCGCGAAGAACTGA
- a CDS encoding DUF1918 domain-containing protein, with translation MHATVGDRILVHGRTVGAAEQRGEIVEVRGENGGPPYLVRFADGHEGLIFPGSDCEVSHEKQEHNA, from the coding sequence ATGCACGCAACCGTAGGAGACCGGATCCTCGTCCACGGTCGCACCGTCGGAGCGGCCGAGCAGCGCGGTGAGATCGTCGAAGTCCGCGGGGAGAACGGCGGGCCGCCCTACCTCGTGCGCTTCGCCGACGGCCACGAAGGCCTGATCTTCCCCGGCTCGGACTGCGAGGTCAGTCACGAAAAGCAGGAGCACAACGCCTGA
- a CDS encoding MFS transporter, whose translation MPIALLALAVGAFGIGTTEFVMMGVLPQTAATFGVDIPTAGHLISAYALGVVVGAPLLTAVAVRLPRKTMLLAMMALFTAGNLLFAVAPNQEFGVVFRFLAGLPHGAFFGAGAVVASSLVKPGDRAKAVSLMFLGLTLANVVGVPLGTLLGQQVGWRATFAVVAVIGLVAVLAIAKLVPHQGRPESPSLRGELGAFRRPQVWLALAIVTFGLGGVFACLSYVTPMMTDVAGYDPQAVTLLLALAGVGMTIGNLLGGRLADKALMPSLYVALLALAAVLAVFTVTAHNKVGAAITIFLVGVAGFMIGPMMQTRVMVKAGGAPSMVSAAVQSAFNVANSIGAYLGGLVIAGGLGLVSPNWVGAGLAIVGLTIAVVSGSLDRREEATRAPAMAEA comes from the coding sequence GTGCCCATCGCGCTGCTCGCGCTCGCCGTCGGTGCCTTCGGTATCGGCACCACGGAATTCGTCATGATGGGTGTCCTTCCGCAGACGGCCGCGACGTTCGGGGTGGACATCCCGACCGCCGGTCACCTCATCTCCGCCTACGCGCTCGGCGTGGTCGTCGGCGCGCCGCTGCTGACGGCGGTCGCCGTCCGGTTGCCGCGCAAGACGATGCTGCTGGCGATGATGGCGCTGTTCACGGCGGGCAACCTGCTGTTCGCCGTCGCGCCGAACCAGGAGTTCGGCGTGGTCTTCCGGTTCCTCGCCGGGCTGCCGCACGGCGCGTTCTTCGGCGCGGGCGCGGTCGTGGCGTCGAGCCTCGTCAAGCCAGGCGACCGCGCGAAGGCCGTGTCGCTGATGTTCCTCGGCCTGACCCTGGCCAACGTCGTCGGCGTGCCGCTGGGCACGCTGCTCGGCCAGCAGGTCGGCTGGCGCGCCACGTTCGCCGTGGTCGCGGTGATCGGGCTGGTCGCCGTGCTGGCGATCGCGAAGCTGGTGCCGCACCAGGGCCGCCCCGAATCCCCGTCCCTGCGCGGTGAGCTGGGCGCGTTCCGCCGCCCGCAGGTGTGGCTGGCCCTGGCGATCGTCACGTTCGGTCTGGGCGGCGTGTTCGCCTGCCTGTCCTACGTGACGCCGATGATGACCGACGTCGCCGGATACGACCCGCAGGCGGTGACGCTGCTGCTCGCGCTGGCCGGTGTCGGGATGACGATCGGCAACCTGCTCGGCGGGCGGCTGGCCGACAAGGCGCTGATGCCGAGCCTGTACGTGGCGCTGCTCGCGCTGGCCGCGGTGCTCGCGGTCTTCACGGTCACCGCGCACAACAAGGTCGGCGCGGCGATCACGATCTTCCTGGTCGGCGTCGCCGGCTTCATGATCGGCCCGATGATGCAGACCCGCGTCATGGTCAAGGCCGGCGGCGCGCCGTCGATGGTGTCGGCGGCGGTGCAGTCCGCCTTCAACGTCGCCAACTCAATCGGCGCCTACCTCGGCGGCCTGGTGATCGCGGGCGGCCTCGGCCTGGTCTCGCCGAACTGGGTCGGCGCCGGGCTGGCCATCGTGGGCCTGACGATCGCCGTGGTGTCCGGCTCGCTGGACCGCCGCGAGGAGGCCACGCGCGCCCCGGCGATGGCCGAGGCGTGA
- a CDS encoding DUF3017 domain-containing protein, whose translation MHSPRRNRAALLEQLPFALVMLLVAVAGVRIWQYHWRQGAAIIGGALLVAAILRAVLPGVRAGLLAIRGRPVDVLSYAGLGVLILFLAFTITDGPFGT comes from the coding sequence GTGCACTCGCCACGGCGTAACCGCGCGGCTCTCCTGGAGCAGCTCCCGTTCGCACTGGTGATGCTGCTGGTGGCGGTCGCGGGCGTGCGGATCTGGCAGTACCACTGGCGGCAGGGCGCCGCGATCATCGGCGGCGCCCTGCTCGTGGCGGCGATCCTCCGGGCCGTCCTGCCGGGCGTGCGAGCCGGCCTGCTGGCCATCCGCGGCCGCCCGGTGGACGTCCTCAGCTACGCCGGGCTCGGCGTGCTCATCCTCTTCCTGGCCTTCACGATCACCGACGGGCCGTTCGGCACCTGA
- a CDS encoding bifunctional methylenetetrahydrofolate dehydrogenase/methenyltetrahydrofolate cyclohydrolase: MGAVTATVLDGKATKNAIFEELKPRVAALAERGVTPGLGTVLVGDDPGSHSYVRMKHADSAKIGVNSIRRDLPGDISQDKLEAVIDELNADPACHGYIVQLPLPKHLDAGRILERIAPEKDADGLAPVSLGRLVLNEAGPLPCTPYGILELLKRHDVPIAGANVTVVGRGVTVGRTMGLLLTRRSENATVTLCHTGTRDLAAEVKRADIVIAAAGVPHLIKPDMVKPGAAVLDVGVSHVDGKLTGDVDPAVAEVAGWLSPNPGGVGPMTRAMLVTNVVEAAERALATA, translated from the coding sequence ATGGGGGCCGTGACTGCGACGGTTCTCGACGGCAAAGCGACCAAGAACGCCATCTTCGAAGAGCTCAAGCCGCGGGTGGCCGCCCTGGCCGAGCGGGGCGTGACGCCCGGGCTGGGAACCGTCCTGGTCGGCGACGATCCCGGCTCGCACTCGTACGTGCGGATGAAGCACGCGGACAGTGCGAAGATCGGGGTCAACTCGATCCGCCGCGACCTGCCCGGCGACATCAGCCAGGACAAGCTCGAGGCCGTCATCGACGAGCTCAACGCCGACCCGGCCTGCCACGGCTACATCGTCCAGCTGCCGCTGCCCAAGCACCTCGACGCGGGCCGCATTCTGGAGCGCATCGCGCCGGAGAAGGACGCCGACGGCCTCGCCCCGGTCAGCCTCGGCAGGCTGGTGCTCAATGAGGCAGGCCCGCTGCCCTGCACCCCGTACGGGATCCTCGAACTGCTCAAGCGCCACGACGTGCCCATCGCCGGTGCGAACGTCACCGTCGTCGGCCGCGGCGTCACCGTGGGCCGCACGATGGGGCTGCTGCTGACGCGCCGCAGCGAGAACGCCACCGTGACCCTGTGCCACACCGGCACCAGGGACCTGGCGGCCGAGGTCAAGCGCGCGGACATCGTGATCGCCGCGGCCGGGGTGCCGCACCTGATCAAGCCGGACATGGTGAAGCCGGGCGCCGCGGTGTTGGACGTCGGCGTCTCGCACGTCGACGGCAAGCTCACCGGCGACGTGGACCCGGCGGTCGCCGAGGTCGCCGGGTGGCTGTCGCCCAACCCCGGCGGGGTCGGCCCGATGACCAGGGCGATGCTGGTCACCAACGTCGTCGAGGCGGCCGAGCGTGCACTCGCCACGGCGTAA
- a CDS encoding TNT domain-containing protein, which produces MPPPPTPAEPKPSGPTEPALDNLRSKLADLGVPDGAYRIGEPAEHGWSLEKVDDGWRVGWYDEALTSPAVFGDADDAAAFMLGKLLLNPGGRTAPPARPEMDATEVPLTPAQEQAEPQRHDLPQRALSDRLDEPDPAGPPTVLAAPPVAPPPPAPPRREPPPRRVEPAAPAPVAATASAASGGGNQQWPIQPLPGEPPLTLFRGKEMRELPAGSELDRFGGPNGNLTYAAGTPFEERSLVPEWVTRPYHVYRVQRPIEALAGVAIPWFNQPGGGAAYLLPASIEDLLASGDLIELDPGEPPID; this is translated from the coding sequence GTGCCCCCGCCGCCCACCCCGGCCGAGCCGAAGCCGTCCGGCCCCACCGAGCCGGCGCTGGACAACCTGCGCTCGAAGCTCGCCGACCTCGGCGTTCCGGACGGGGCCTATCGCATCGGCGAGCCGGCCGAGCACGGCTGGAGCCTCGAGAAGGTCGACGACGGCTGGCGCGTCGGCTGGTACGACGAGGCCCTGACGAGCCCCGCGGTCTTCGGCGACGCCGACGACGCCGCCGCGTTCATGCTCGGCAAGCTGCTGCTCAACCCGGGCGGCCGCACCGCCCCACCGGCGCGGCCGGAGATGGACGCCACCGAGGTGCCGCTCACCCCGGCCCAGGAACAGGCCGAGCCGCAGCGGCACGACCTCCCACAGCGCGCCCTCAGCGACCGCCTCGACGAGCCGGACCCCGCGGGCCCGCCCACCGTGCTGGCCGCGCCCCCGGTCGCGCCGCCCCCGCCCGCCCCGCCGCGACGCGAACCGCCGCCGCGACGGGTCGAACCGGCCGCGCCCGCCCCCGTGGCAGCCACGGCCTCGGCGGCCTCCGGTGGCGGCAACCAGCAGTGGCCGATCCAGCCGTTGCCCGGCGAGCCGCCGCTGACCCTGTTCCGCGGCAAGGAAATGCGCGAACTGCCCGCGGGCAGCGAACTCGACCGCTTCGGCGGCCCGAACGGCAACCTGACCTACGCGGCCGGGACCCCGTTCGAGGAACGTTCGCTGGTGCCGGAGTGGGTGACCCGCCCGTACCACGTGTACCGGGTGCAGCGGCCGATCGAGGCGCTCGCCGGCGTCGCGATCCCGTGGTTCAACCAGCCCGGCGGCGGCGCGGCGTACCTGCTGCCCGCGTCGATCGAGGACCTGCTCGCCTCGGGCGACCTGATCGAGCTCGACCCGGGCGAACCGCCGATCGACTAG